One window from the genome of Chitinivorax sp. PXF-14 encodes:
- a CDS encoding branched-chain amino acid ABC transporter substrate-binding protein has product MNFTRLTIIAAALATIAACGKKEEAAPAAQAPAAAPAAAPASAGPMVVKIGSVAPLTGNIAHLGKDNENGVRLALDELNAQGFQIDGKPVKFELVAEDDQADPKTATTVAQRMVDAHVNGVIGHLNSGTTIPASKIYSDAGIPQISPSATNPEYTKQGFKTTFRVIGNDIQQGTALGEYAVKGAGAKKVAIIDDRTAYGQGLADEVEKAVKASGGEVVKREFTSNNATDFQSILTSIKGAKPDLVFYGGMDAQAGPMVKQMRRLGVKSKFMVGDGGQTGEFVKMAGNDAEGVIGSSPGLPKEKLPGGAEFMKKFEAKYGPVQIYAPYCYDATMLMAKAMQNAKSADPKVYLPELAKIQYNGVTGPISFDEKGDIKLGSITIYTVKGGKWETTSFVGGEMKQEGAAPAGEEKKPEEKKS; this is encoded by the coding sequence ATGAATTTCACTCGCCTCACCATCATTGCGGCGGCGCTGGCCACCATCGCCGCCTGCGGTAAAAAAGAAGAAGCAGCACCCGCAGCACAAGCACCTGCAGCCGCACCAGCTGCTGCTCCCGCCTCTGCCGGGCCCATGGTCGTCAAGATCGGCAGCGTGGCACCGCTGACCGGCAACATCGCTCACCTGGGCAAGGACAACGAAAACGGCGTACGCCTCGCGCTTGACGAACTCAATGCGCAAGGCTTCCAGATCGACGGCAAGCCGGTCAAGTTCGAGCTCGTTGCAGAAGACGACCAGGCTGACCCGAAAACCGCCACGACCGTTGCGCAGCGCATGGTTGATGCGCATGTGAACGGCGTGATCGGCCACCTGAACTCCGGCACCACGATCCCGGCTTCGAAGATCTACAGCGATGCAGGCATCCCGCAGATCTCGCCGTCCGCCACCAACCCGGAATACACCAAGCAAGGCTTCAAGACGACCTTCCGCGTGATCGGCAACGACATTCAGCAAGGTACTGCTCTGGGTGAATACGCAGTGAAGGGCGCCGGCGCCAAGAAGGTTGCGATCATCGATGACCGCACCGCTTACGGCCAAGGCCTGGCGGATGAGGTCGAGAAGGCCGTCAAGGCTTCCGGCGGTGAAGTGGTGAAGCGTGAATTCACCAGCAACAACGCAACCGACTTCCAGTCGATCCTTACTTCGATCAAGGGCGCCAAGCCTGATCTGGTGTTCTACGGCGGCATGGATGCGCAAGCCGGCCCGATGGTCAAGCAGATGCGTCGTCTCGGCGTGAAGTCCAAGTTCATGGTGGGTGACGGCGGCCAGACCGGCGAATTCGTCAAGATGGCCGGCAACGATGCAGAAGGCGTTATCGGCTCGAGCCCTGGCCTGCCCAAGGAAAAGCTGCCTGGCGGCGCCGAGTTCATGAAGAAGTTCGAAGCCAAGTATGGCCCGGTCCAGATTTACGCTCCGTACTGCTACGACGCTACCATGCTGATGGCCAAGGCCATGCAGAACGCCAAGTCGGCCGACCCGAAGGTCTACCTGCCTGAGCTGGCCAAGATCCAGTACAACGGCGTGACTGGCCCGATCTCGTTCGACGAGAAGGGTGACATCAAGCTGGGCTCGATCACCATCTACACCGTCAAGGGTGGCAAGTGGGAAACCACCTCCTTCGTCGGCGGCGAGATGAAGCAGGAAGGCGCGGCTCCGGCAGGCGAGGAAAAGAAGCCTGAAGAAAAGAAGTCCTAA
- a CDS encoding branched-chain amino acid ABC transporter permease gives MDIFLQQILNGLVVGSIYALIALGYTMVYGILGLINFAHGEVVMIGAMVTISAIGWLTGMHLGLPGPALLLLATCISIPACMLLAYSIEKIAYRPLRKAPRLAPLITAIGLSIILQNVAMIIWGKRYVVFPSVLNVETIDLFGATITNLQIFIVILAIAVMAGLLLIVEKTKLGRAMRATSQNPEVAGLMGVNINSIISMTFVLGAALGAIAGVMVAANYDQAHANMGFMIGLKAFTAAVLGGIGNLAGAMVGGIVLGIVESLGAGYIGTLTHDVLGSNYQDIFAFMVLIAVLIFRPSGLLGERVAERA, from the coding sequence ATGGACATCTTTCTCCAGCAAATCCTGAACGGCCTGGTAGTCGGCAGCATCTACGCCCTGATCGCATTGGGCTACACGATGGTGTACGGCATCCTCGGGCTGATCAATTTTGCACACGGCGAAGTAGTGATGATCGGCGCAATGGTCACCATTTCGGCAATCGGCTGGCTTACCGGCATGCACCTGGGGCTCCCCGGGCCTGCACTGCTGCTGCTGGCAACCTGCATCTCCATCCCGGCCTGCATGCTGCTTGCCTACAGCATCGAAAAGATCGCCTACCGTCCGCTGCGCAAGGCACCTCGCCTGGCGCCGCTGATTACCGCGATCGGCCTGTCGATCATCCTGCAGAACGTGGCCATGATCATCTGGGGCAAGCGCTACGTCGTGTTCCCGTCGGTCTTGAATGTCGAAACGATCGATCTGTTCGGGGCGACCATCACCAATCTGCAGATATTCATTGTCATCCTCGCCATTGCGGTGATGGCCGGTCTCTTGCTGATCGTCGAGAAGACCAAGCTGGGACGCGCCATGCGTGCCACCTCACAGAACCCTGAAGTGGCCGGGCTGATGGGCGTCAACATCAACTCCATCATCTCCATGACCTTTGTGCTCGGCGCGGCGCTGGGCGCCATCGCCGGCGTGATGGTCGCCGCCAACTACGACCAGGCTCACGCCAACATGGGCTTCATGATCGGCCTGAAGGCGTTTACCGCGGCGGTGCTCGGCGGTATCGGCAACCTTGCCGGCGCCATGGTGGGCGGTATCGTGCTGGGCATCGTCGAGAGCCTTGGTGCAGGCTACATCGGCACGCTGACCCATGACGTCCTCGGCAGTAACTACCAGGACATCTTCGCCTTCATGGTGCTGATTGCCGTGTTGATCTTCCGTCCGTCCGGGCTGCTCGGTGAGCGCGTGGCGGAACGTGCATAA
- a CDS encoding branched-chain amino acid ABC transporter permease produces the protein MIVIGIVLAALPIVIGTTFGNSWVRAVNFALLYTMLALGLNIVVGYAGLLDLGYIAFYAVGAYSYSLLASPHFGLHLPIWLLIPCGALVACIFGVLLGAPTLKLRGDYLAIVTLGFGEIIRLFMNNLDRPINITNGPQGINNVDPIQLAGFSLSKPVDLGFMTLQSTYLYYYLFLLMALGIIVVSIRLQDSRIGRAWVAIREDEIAATAMGINTRNVKLLAFAMGASFGGVSGGLFAGFQGFVSPESFTLMESIMVLSMVVLGGMGHIPGVVLGAVMLSVTPEVLRDVANMLKSSEGRPLVDPENLRMLLFGVAMVAIMLFRPAGLWPSSRRRAELKPATPTIQKQEDSNLQDAEREHD, from the coding sequence ATGATCGTGATCGGTATCGTGCTGGCTGCGTTGCCTATCGTCATCGGTACGACGTTTGGTAACTCCTGGGTCCGTGCGGTCAATTTTGCACTGCTGTACACCATGCTGGCGCTGGGCCTCAACATCGTGGTCGGCTATGCCGGCCTGCTCGATCTGGGCTACATCGCCTTCTATGCGGTCGGCGCCTATAGCTACTCGCTGCTGGCCAGCCCACACTTCGGGCTGCACCTGCCGATATGGCTGTTGATCCCCTGCGGCGCGCTCGTGGCCTGCATTTTCGGCGTTCTGCTCGGTGCGCCGACGCTGAAGCTGCGCGGCGACTACCTGGCCATCGTGACGCTGGGCTTCGGCGAAATCATCCGCCTGTTCATGAACAACCTGGACCGCCCGATCAACATCACCAACGGCCCGCAAGGCATCAACAACGTTGACCCGATCCAGCTCGCGGGGTTCAGCCTGAGCAAGCCGGTGGACCTGGGCTTCATGACCTTGCAAAGCACCTACCTGTACTACTACCTGTTCCTGCTGATGGCGCTCGGCATCATCGTGGTATCGATCCGCCTGCAGGATTCACGCATCGGCCGCGCCTGGGTGGCGATTCGCGAAGATGAGATCGCCGCCACGGCGATGGGCATCAACACGCGCAACGTCAAGCTGTTGGCATTTGCCATGGGTGCGAGCTTTGGCGGTGTATCGGGCGGCCTGTTCGCGGGCTTCCAGGGCTTTGTCAGTCCCGAGAGCTTCACCTTGATGGAATCGATCATGGTGCTGTCCATGGTGGTGCTCGGCGGCATGGGCCATATCCCCGGCGTGGTGCTCGGTGCGGTGATGCTGTCGGTGACGCCGGAAGTGCTGCGCGACGTCGCCAATATGCTGAAGAGTTCGGAAGGCCGTCCGCTGGTCGACCCGGAAAACCTGCGCATGCTGCTGTTCGGTGTTGCCATGGTCGCCATCATGCTGTTCCGCCCGGCTGGCCTGTGGCCGTCCTCGCGCCGTCGCGCCGAGTTGAAGCCCGCCACCCCGACCATCCAGAAACAGGAAGACTCGAACCTGCAAGACGCGGAGCGTGAACATGACTGA
- a CDS encoding ABC transporter ATP-binding protein: protein MTEALLKIDGINKRFGGLQALSDVSLTINKRDIYGLIGPNGAGKTTLFNVLTGLYIADTGTLHFNGKQLIGHKPYTMVENGMARTFQNIRLFANMTALENVMVGRHARTKSGVLGAVLRLPATRREEAATRKRAMDLLAYVGIASHANAVSRNLSYGDQRRLEIARALATDPQLLALDEPAAGMNPRETEDLRHLMEKIRNDGVTILLIEHDVKLVMGLCDRIAVLDYGKRIAEGVPADVQRDPRVIEAYLGAAPV from the coding sequence ATGACTGAAGCCCTGCTGAAGATCGACGGCATCAACAAGCGATTCGGCGGCCTGCAAGCGCTGTCCGACGTGTCGCTGACCATCAACAAGCGTGACATCTACGGCCTGATCGGCCCCAATGGTGCCGGCAAGACCACCTTGTTCAACGTACTGACCGGCCTTTACATCGCCGACACGGGTACGCTGCATTTCAACGGCAAGCAACTGATCGGCCACAAGCCCTACACCATGGTCGAGAACGGCATGGCGCGGACCTTCCAGAACATCCGCCTGTTCGCCAACATGACGGCCCTGGAAAACGTCATGGTCGGCCGCCACGCCCGCACCAAGTCGGGCGTGCTCGGTGCCGTGCTGCGCCTGCCGGCCACCCGCCGGGAAGAAGCGGCAACGCGCAAGCGTGCGATGGATCTGCTTGCCTACGTCGGCATTGCCAGCCACGCCAACGCGGTATCACGCAACCTCTCCTACGGCGACCAGCGCCGGCTGGAAATCGCCCGTGCGCTCGCGACGGACCCGCAGTTACTGGCCTTGGACGAACCCGCCGCCGGCATGAACCCGAGGGAAACCGAGGATCTGCGCCACCTAATGGAGAAGATCCGCAACGATGGGGTTACCATCCTGCTGATCGAACACGATGTAAAACTGGTCATGGGGCTGTGCGACCGCATCGCCGTGCTGGACTACGGCAAACGCATTGCCGAAGGCGTACCTGCCGACGTTCAGCGCGATCCGCGCGTGATTGAAGCCTATCTGGGAGCCGCTCCGGTATGA
- a CDS encoding ABC transporter ATP-binding protein, translating to MKLLDVTNLSVAYGGIQAVKDINLHIEQGELVSLIGANGAGKTTTLKTLSGMLKPVAGHIHYHGIDINSVPNHTLVSRGLALVPEGRGIFPRLTVTENLQMGAYYRNDKADIETDMEKMFVTFPRLKERFKQLAGTLSGGEQQMVAMARALMSRPKLLLLDEPSMGLAPIIVQKIFEVVQQVSAQGVTILLVEQNAKLALQISDRGYVMESGRITLTDEASALLDNDKVRQAYLGE from the coding sequence ATGAAATTGCTCGACGTCACCAACCTGTCCGTGGCCTACGGCGGCATCCAGGCTGTCAAGGACATCAATCTGCACATCGAACAGGGCGAGCTGGTATCGCTGATCGGCGCGAACGGCGCTGGCAAGACCACCACGCTCAAGACCCTGTCCGGCATGCTGAAGCCCGTGGCGGGCCACATCCACTATCACGGCATCGACATCAACAGCGTGCCCAACCATACCCTGGTGTCGCGCGGCCTGGCGCTGGTGCCGGAAGGCCGCGGCATCTTCCCGCGCCTGACGGTAACCGAGAACCTGCAGATGGGCGCCTATTACCGCAACGACAAGGCTGACATCGAAACCGACATGGAAAAGATGTTCGTGACCTTTCCTCGCCTGAAGGAGCGCTTCAAGCAGCTGGCCGGCACCCTGTCGGGTGGCGAGCAGCAGATGGTCGCCATGGCGCGTGCGCTGATGAGCCGCCCCAAGCTGCTGTTGCTCGACGAGCCGTCGATGGGTCTGGCGCCGATCATCGTGCAGAAAATCTTCGAGGTCGTGCAGCAAGTGTCGGCGCAAGGTGTCACCATCCTGCTGGTCGAGCAGAACGCGAAGCTCGCGCTGCAGATTTCCGACCGCGGCTATGTCATGGAGTCGGGCCGCATCACGCTGACAGACGAAGCCTCGGCCTTGCTCGACAACGACAAGGTTCGCCAAGCCTATCTGGGCGAATGA